The DNA region CTGATAAAGCTCGGAAGCCGATAACTGATACCCTCTCTCCTCGGCGTTCATCGCCCTTGTCTCGTTTTCGCCGGCAACCATCGTCAAATATTTCGTGCTCATGGCCCCCGTTTTCATCTGCTCGATGATTTTGAGCATATCCGCGTGATTATAGCCGAGCGCTTCTGCAAAGCTCTGCGATCCGGGATGCTGCACATCAAACCCGACCATTCCCATCAACGTCTGCAAAACCCAGAGTTGTCCCTTCCGGTCCATTTCATTCTTCCTTTCTGTTGACTGGCGAAACTCTTTTGGATTGCTCAACCTGCCGGAGAAGATCTCTCCCTCCCCGGCAGGTTGTTCGGAATTTCATGATCCACAGGCTGTCTAAAAAAGCTTCCATGCCCTCCATGAATGCCGTCCCCCTCATTGCCGTTCATGTAGGACATGTTCCCAACGGCAATTCTCAGTCTATATGCCCGTGAAAATCAGGGACGGTTCGTGTCCCGGGATGACAAATCCCGGTTCGTAACGCGATGCGATGGCCTTGACCTTGTTGATGCCGGCATAGAAGGAGAACAAATCGTAAATCACGAGGTGCGGAACAGCCGGACCGATCGTTTTCGGCGCAGGCGGAATGGGATGCGATTTGCCTTTCATATCTACAAGTTCTGTCGTACCGGGAAAGGCCATGAAGTTCGTCAGGGCAATATCGCCCAGCAGCGCAACCGTTCCTTTTTTCGTGTTCACCGCAATCACCTGATTGCCGAGAGAATGTCCGCCCGGTACCTTATAGGCGGTGATGCCGTCTTCGAGCTGAAAATCGCCGTCCAGCATGATCTTGTTCACGTCCGGCTTTTTAAAAAAGTCGATCATGCTCAAGTCATAGTCGCCCCTTGCAAGCTGTTGTGGAATCGGATGGAGCATATTCCACCATTCATCCTTCTGGAAAATGAAGCGGGCATCGGGAAACAAATGACAATTCCCTGCATGATCGTTGTGGAGATGCGTAAGAATGACGGTGTCGATGTCTTTTGGCGTAAGATTCTCCTTTTCCAGCCCTTTTTGAACCAGGACTGCTCCGCCTTCGGCGGGCAGAGCACCCCACGCCTTGCCGTCGACAATGAAACCATCGTTAATACCGGTATCTACGAGGATATTCCGCCCCCCGGACTGGAGCAGGAAGCCGAGATAGGGCCCTTCAAGATCGATGTCCATGTCCCCCAGTGGAGGCATTCCCGCCGGCCACATCATTGAAAGCCTTGCCTTTATACTTCCAAAATAGAGAACCTTGATCGTCCATGTTTTCATTTTTTCATCTCCTTAAGTCAGCACACGATGCTGAATTCCTTTAATTTCAGATGCAGAGACCGATGCGACTTTCAACCACATCCGCCCGTCATGGCTTTCGGCACTTCGGGAACGCAATCTTCACCACCGCCGGGGCAATCAATGATGCAGTAAAGTTCTACAGGTTTGTCCCCTTTGACCGTTCCCCGATGGGGTTCATTGGCGTAAAAATAGACCGTATCCCCGGGTCCTGCCTCTACCGTCTCCCCTTCTCCGTTCTGAAAAATCATGGTTCCGGAAATGATGCACGGCGACTGAATATAGTTGTGGCTGTGGAATGGGATCATCTCGATCGGAATACCTGGCTGCAGCGTGTATTTCCTCAAGGCATATGAATGACGGTACCGTTCGTCGCCGACCTCATTGCTGATGATCCACTGAATCACCATGAAATTATCCGGCGCACCAAACGGCTTTCCGACATCTATTTTCTCAACATCATTGATCTTTCTCAGGATCATGGTCTTCCTCCTTCTTTCATGATTAGTAACTTGTTTTTGTTCATGTTTACCCAA from Syntrophaceae bacterium includes:
- a CDS encoding N-acyl homoserine lactonase family protein, with the protein product MKTWTIKVLYFGSIKARLSMMWPAGMPPLGDMDIDLEGPYLGFLLQSGGRNILVDTGINDGFIVDGKAWGALPAEGGAVLVQKGLEKENLTPKDIDTVILTHLHNDHAGNCHLFPDARFIFQKDEWWNMLHPIPQQLARGDYDLSMIDFFKKPDVNKIMLDGDFQLEDGITAYKVPGGHSLGNQVIAVNTKKGTVALLGDIALTNFMAFPGTTELVDMKGKSHPIPPAPKTIGPAVPHLVIYDLFSFYAGINKVKAIASRYEPGFVIPGHEPSLIFTGI
- a CDS encoding cupin domain-containing protein; translation: MILRKINDVEKIDVGKPFGAPDNFMVIQWIISNEVGDERYRHSYALRKYTLQPGIPIEMIPFHSHNYIQSPCIISGTMIFQNGEGETVEAGPGDTVYFYANEPHRGTVKGDKPVELYCIIDCPGGGEDCVPEVPKAMTGGCG